acttttattaaactaactatcgaattgataaataatgtacaaaaaaaatctcgcactttccttaaataaaagctatgaaattacctaatataattaacatatatatgaaacttaattattatgaatagtgaatatttgatagcaatttttgtatcttagtttttattttattttatattattgaaaagatattaaaaatcacattaactatataataaaaacatttagattttttcttatatgttatttatgaattattcaaaacgtttataaattattagaaatttgaatatatcactttgaaaattttgtgatcaatagcttaatttgttttgttataataagatacaaataattataaaattgtattaacatgaatttttattttataaatattcaaattaaataatatatatatatatatatatatatatatatatattgggtGCATCAATTTTATTCGTTCAGTTGAAagctttcaaaactatgtggaagactaaagtcaaagtaattcaattttggaaataataagatgatggttctaaaatcattaaaatttctcaatgatgtgaaagttaaatattaaaaaaattgtaaaacatgttttataataaaatgacttattgaccatattatagttttttagatataaacatggtgataaaaaatttaagcccaAATTGATTagactcatcataaattcaaaatagatttcagtacacaattacaattaaaaatgttcagcccaacatatcttctatatacagtataacatcattaaattaataatcaataaattaatatacactaaaaatctatataaattaatataattttataatcccaaattgagtttttggttcaattagtatatcgataagttaataatctctataaattaataaaaatttataattttggtgtagtcccaaattattaatttatagaggtctcattgtatatatatattaaaggagaaacattttaagaaatttattcaCACTATAATGGAATGTGGCAGTCTCACAATTATTTAAGAATGAACATTCACACTCTAATAAATTTTTCACACTCTACATAAATGTgttcaaactatgtattttatgttttatttttaatataaaattcacatgtaaggttccgaaaatatgaatttaaaaatccaattcTACGATAGGATactaatatatgataaaaacaatccaaaaccaactaatattcaaattagGGCTGTTCAATATGCTAAACCGAAGAGTATCGAACCGaacagaaatagataatatggttttgttttggtatataccgtcgtaaccaaatggatgtaattttataaaaaaccgtaggatttggatatggtttgatttataaccgattaaactgaaacatgtaaatatgtatatatttataacgacgcatgaatatctatttgttatatgagttgaaccataattataatttgtaaatcacttgaatcacttgaattataagtaagtaacaatttactgcaactgaggctttttattttcttagtctttctttttcgatatttttgatttattttaacaataactaaattgaagtaaagattataaatttgatcaacaattagttgaaattctttacaacttttttttatctttaaacaaacagaacTGTGTTCAatcgaaaacatattaatttgatgaacactaaatttggaagaatataaaagctttatttcatgcttcagttttgtcttttatttttattttcaaaatttagagctttgatattaattctagatttgattattttattagatgatagaagcattttttttgttttattattttatttaaatatataatattttttaataaatgactttttgacaacatgactctaaaattcgtataatatatatatatgatctcaaactaaataattattttttggtataaaaccgaataaactgaaaaccgacGGTATATAAGCCAAATCGAACTGAattaaatatggatttagaatagtagttatattttactaacagAAATACAGTAAAAACCGAACATAACCGAAACCAACCCGATATCTGGATTGAACACTCCTAATATAAATGAAaccaaactatttttttattcttcaaaacataataaaaataacaacttcatcctgcgcaaggcgcgggtcttatcctagtgttttgttattatataatcTTGTTGTTGTTAATCCACAGAACTGCGTGTTCGGAACTTCTAAAAGTCTTAAATTTATCGTCGGATTagtttttattctttatatGATTTTCTTCAGATGATGAGTTGTTATATTTTTAGTGCTCATGTTTTCTTAATCGACATGTGTTCTTGTTTAGTAATAGAGTTTATATAGtttaatgattctttttttaatatcaattcattcattttttttgcttttcctTTTAAAGGTGTTAGATTTTTATCCGCCTTTTTAGAGcatgcactacaagaaaacacgctgataccgagggacattttcctcggtatttcgtcggaataagcgtattccgacgaaataccgaggaaaataTCTCTCGAAAAAATgtcctcgaaatttcattttccctcGAAATGTCCTCGAAAAAtttgtgacggaatttcgaggaaacataaTTCCGAGGATATTTAGAGGACTGTCCTTCGTCGAAGAGGTCCTCGGTATATATTGAGGAAcaattccctcggtatataccgaggattatACCGAGGGAAAACACCTACGAAAGTTTTCGAGGAAACAGTttcgtcggaatattccgagggactTTTTCCTCGAAAATTACGAGGACcagtgttcctcggaatatttcgAGGGAcagtttcctcgaaaattttcgaggaaaacAGCCCTctaaaattttcgaggaaactttccctcggaatattccgaggaacacttccctcggtatataccgaggacagctgttcctcggaatatattgaaaattattttttttttaaaaaattatttttaaaaaaaaaaatatttttaaaatttaaattcgaaaatataaaattaaaatttaaattgaaaacatattatttaaaattcaaagtcatacaaatgaaaagaaaacatttagagtttttgaaagaaattaaactacGGGGTTTGGAAGTCCGGATCTGGCATGGTCGGGAAGTCGacgttggcgttcgggttcatgctcctcatcatcgccatcatttgctcgttcagcttcctctgtgcctcccagcccgcctcttgactcgccaccatggactccagcgcagatatgcgagcatccttgtccctcatctgactcagaaggacttcttgatcaacatagGACGATGGTGGTGCAGAAGCAAACGGAACCGAGGGAGACcgacgagccaaaccgaacaaacggcccttcttctttggaaccgactgaaaaagaaagtgtcaaatttaaataatataaaaaatggattgaactttaaaaaatgaacttaccgcttcaacgatttggttgatccgaacccgaggcaagccggtcgatcccgtcgaatcgtcatcctcggtttgaagctgagacacttcctgttccatctgactgtcgatgagggtgaccacatccctcacaacaccatcatcaatctcgccggtcttcttgttggtatacgccgtctttattaggcggagatgatcaaccggctccccctcattttcttctgccttgaaaaaattataaattaaacaaacattagtaattaaaagaaatgcacaaaaaaatattagaatcttaaataatataataaaaaccgacaagcttaccaagcgatcccccagactggctaaagattgagcacccaagttatggacgtacatgcccttccccttacggtcgctcttgcggttggtggagttggtggaagaagttgctctcacttcgttcttactccaatgcaCACCCAACTCCCGCCAGACCGTCGGGTCCATCCCCTttggaacctttaaaaaaaattgttaaataaataaaaaaatattttaaaaatttaaaaaattgtttcataaataaaaacgaaccttatttatttcccacttcttcttcttccacgagtgcatctgcttcccatagttgtccataactttatggacgaagtggtaatagataaacaacgtatcatcggcattccagttgaattgttgctgaaaataaaacacaattagtagaaaattaatattaaagattaaaaaaataagtaaaaaatagaatacttaccgcaaactgttgaaaccacatatgctgcttctcgagaggaaagtcggtgaaagtcggatgtccattgtcgagggacgagtacatcatactgttgatccatccgctgatcccgttcccggatcggtcgaacctaataaaaagaattaattatttaaaatgaatcaaattttaatgaaaaaaaaaataggtttaattaCCATGTCTGACCCCGTCCACGTGGATACTgagtgagatatggaagatggtcacgacccgactgtcgaacaaactccgcaactctcagaagtgccggatgagcaggagcaggagcaggagtggGTGCCAAGCGGGAGGAGAATGAGAGGGAAATGGAGAGGGAGATGTCTGGTAGGAGCTGTAGGGCGATGCGGAACCCGAAATGGAGCCGCTCCCCGAaccaccacgaccacgacgCTGTCGAGAGCGGGTCTGTTCCTCTTGAGACctttatgtaaataaattttatttaatatatacaattatttatttaatttgttaatatattaaaattgtttaataataacaaaaaaaagtttaaatatataaaaaatagtttaaatattttaataaattattaaatgattacaaaaaagttttgatatttaaaaattgtttaataattacaaaaaagttttaatatattaaaaatggtttaataattacaaaaaaaagttttaatatattaaaaatagtttaataattacaaaaatagttttaatatattaaaaatagtttaataaataaaaaatagttttaatatataaaaatagtttaaaaaatcaaaaaaacgttttaaaaatcaaaaaaacgttttaaaaatgaaaaaaacgttttaaaaaatcaaaaacgttttaaaaaatcaaaaaaacgttttaaaaatcaaaaaacgttttaaaaaaatcaaaaaaaacgttttgaaaaatcaaaaaacgtttttaaaaatcaaaaaacgtttttaaaaatcaaaaaaaaaaaatataccaacaatccaaacaacaatTCAATCATGCaaatcctaaactatccattcaatcctagaattttctatctaacaacctaaatttcgagatctatgaagagaggaagagaagagatgaattACTTACatgggaagagaggagaggaagagaggagaggaaggaggccgagaggaagagaggagaggagaggagatccgtggaggaagagagaagagaggagaggagaaggagaggaggcgcgaggaagagagaggagaggagaaggagaggagcggcggagaggaagagagagaggtcgatggagagaaatggggaagaaaagaatgaaaacctaatttatgaggggtccgacggacagggtccgtcgaaatttcctcacaatttTTAACAGGgtccgtcgaaatttcctcgaaattctctTATTGGCGGCTAGGGTTGCCTGGTTAATGAAAAACAGTCCGAGGAAAactttcctcgaaatttcctcacaatattgtgaggaaatttcgaggaaagagggtttggggttttgaaaacatcgatttttttcccctatgtcatttcttatacaagtgtaattcataataatgaggtttctttgtatagatgatcataaacaatgaaataacacaattacaaaaattattgtaagtatttccttaacgtttattaaaatgtataagtgtttatcttatcgctgcatacatctattacctgataagataaaccaaccccagctacgagtttttgaacctcgtagtatgaacctggagctacattatcctcaggtagaatacctttaacaaaattagctatcgcatccacacagtcttcagtcaagttataatctgttttaatgcccttcagtctcatagcagatgataaagctgaatgaccatctctgcaaccttcgtacaatggttgctttccagcatccaacatttcataaaatctcctagcttctgcattgggtaaatcttcccctctaaaatgatcatttatcatctgctcagtacctacaccataatctacatccgccctaattggttcttctaatataaccgccggctgaggttcgctagtactaccaagttcataatcagtttccccatgatgataccaaattttgtaacttcgtataaacccactcaataatagatgagtccaaacatcccactctttaataacttttctatttttacaattagagcaaggacatcttaacttacctgtttctgcttccggttgtttgcgagctaccctcatgaactcgattataccttgattgtattcttccgtaagcaatctcgtgtccggatccaaatgaggtcgatccatccaagaacgaaaataatttgaagaagacatgtttttttggaatcaaattcgtgagactaggagagaagaagaaaagaaatggagtgaatgaagaggaagaggggtggctgtatttatagatgaaatcctcccggcatactgaggaaatttcgagggaaacagacatttcctcgaaatttcctcgaaattgtTTAAATCCCCCAACGGctctcccaacggctctctaacggctacaagatgtcgtcgaaatattagaaatatccgtCGATTTTTTCCGACGAccctggtttcctcggtattccctCGAAAAATACCGAGGAAGACCatcttcctcgaaatttcctcaaaaaatagtgaggaaatttcgaggaaaccccatttcttggtttcctcggtatttcctcgatattttgtcagaaatttccgaggaactcattttccctcggtatttccctcagaatctgcgtgttttcttgtagtgatggatttgattattattaaaaaaaattggtatttAAGTATTACAAGTTGAATTTTGATCTATATACTTatgctaaaatatatattaagtgtTTTTATATCTGACCCAGATTTGCGATTGAATCGATAAACCTAGTGATTTATATATAATcagattaaattttaattaaaaatccactaactaaaaatctgataaacccgataaaaatctaaaaaacctTATCATTAACCTCTGTTCTAAAACGCGACCGCAGAGACCATATAATCGGCGGTTAAACGTGAATCTGTAAGCTACCGTGGCGCTTTAACCCAATTCGCCCAAAAACTCGAATTCTTCACAAAAAGtttgatttttctaaaatttaagcTTAAGATCATAAGTATCGTTGTGAATCTATCATAACTAAGCATAAACATCAGAAAATCCGTGAAAAGGTGGAAGAATCGtgaaaaaaagttgaaaatgcAGAAATTAAGGTTCTTGTACGACATATAAAAGGAAGAAGATAATGGCATTTTGGTAAATTTGTAttcattaaagaaaaattagaaaaaaaaaacaaaacactcgGTCGAACCCGCATCCTCTGCATAAAACAAAGGCACTCGAACCAATAGACTAACGTAACTTCTTGGTATGACAACACATTTACTAATATATACGATAAGCACATAACATTAAGGGAAAATTTAGATAAATACATCTATAtgagattttattttgaaaactacacttttatttaattttttttttgaaaactatacttctatttatgtaaaattactaaattatcctatatgaacaaatataattatCCTAAATATTTTTCGATGTAAATAATACTCCTAAATCGGTGTAATATCTTATTATactatttttacatatatttggataaaaaaaaacctttttacttcttctttttccgTATCATCTCTTTCCTCTCTATCCTTCTTTTAGGTCTCCATTTACgtgtatcatcatcatcttcttcatctagTTCTCcatttttgtattgtttatatatgtttgtgttcttttttcaccaatatttttggtgtaatttaattttgtatattctcGCCATCCAACATCGTCTCTTTAATTTGTCCAGCCAACATCTAGAACCGCAGTAGTTTCATCACATGATTTCTTATCATATTAAGATTGTTATTACATCTATTGAAAGAAAGACCTGAATAAACTTTCTATAgctttttgattttcttttgattcagaAGACATCAAAAGCAATATTCTTTACAGTACCGACGATCCATATATGTGTCACATGAGTGATGGATCTTCTAAGCAACTTTCCAAAGCATGTTTAGAATGCTCAACGCACTGAATTTAGACCCTGGAAATTTAGACTAGTTTGCTCAGACATCATATACTTAAACACCAACTGAACGTCAACCCGCGAACAATAAGTTGGGATACATTTCCTTTGAAATTGAAAGAATGAAGTAAATAAGCATATAAATCCAAGAAACTTTGCACCAGTTCTAAAATCCACATACATTGATGTTGCTCTGGTAGAATTTTGTTTTCTCCGACTATTATATAGATCTACGAGGATACATGAAATCAGGAAAAttgtattttcataaatataaacaataataatagtaattttgaatttgtattttagttGTTAGAGTACGTATCTTTTTGTTCAAATTTGGATAAAAATGTCTTATCACATTTCaaaaagtgtagttttcaaaacttaaaaatataagtatatttttcaaattttaaattaaaaatgagaTATTTCTCAAATTGTCCCTAAAATTAATCCCGATTAATCTCCGCTTAATCTTCAATTTTTTCACAACTCGCTAGGTTCGGGTTACCGCACAGATAGCGCGTAGCGAGTTTCCAAACAGGGTCATTAACATGTGACTTAATCCTGATTGATCCATTAAAAATCCAAAGAAAactgataattttttaaaaatcattttatatacttttaaattgtaaatcaagaaatgaaaatatattgGATTTCTAACTTTTTGTactttattgaatttttttactattcgaaaaataaacaaaatgatattttaaataaacaaaatttgtttataGGACAACATTGGTTTGTTTTTGTTACTTATAAGACTTAGTTTCTCTTTTCTATTCACTTATTACCTTTTCTTGTGTGTTTAAGGTGCATGAATTTCAGTACTAGAAGAAACAAGGAAGCGTCCAGCACCCTAGAGTCCCAGCTCTCTCTGGCACGAAGACCAAGACGGCCGCAATTACAGGATGAGCTCCTCCTCCGGTTTCTTCTCCGGTGGTCGCTAGGGTCCgtttctctcctcttcttccgtGCCGTTCCTAATCTTTCTCCAATGGTCCTATCCCCACCTTCTCTTCCAACAACGATGACTCAACGCTTGCAGTTCAAACCAGGGCTTTCTCTTTGGCGAACCTCCATTCTCAGAGACCTCAACCCTCGTCCACCTCCGGAACCTCCAGATCCACCATATCGAACCCCTCCTCCACAATCCAAAAGCCCCTCCACTGCTGCTCCACCGCTTCTCACCCACCTCGAGCTTGCGGTTAAAGTTCTGGAGATCTCTCTCCTCCAACGTCACGGACCTACGCATCATGAGACAGAGCAACCGTCATCTCCACAGTTTGTTGAGCTTCACCAACCAGATCTACGCCTCTCTCACCCCTGTGGATGTATGCTCTCTTTGAGGGTCTCCGTCCCTCACCGGAAAGGTGTATGTCCGATACGAGCCCCTCCGCCAGCTATAGGAGCTCGAAAATCAGATTATCGACTAGGACGTTACTTGCCAAACTCAGCCATAAGGGCCTTGTTTGTTGTTCTGCTAGATATTGGGGTGGACGCGAGTCTATTGATTATGCTAGTTGGTCTCAAGCCTCCCTCTCTCCAGTACACAGCATTGCGAAGTCTTGAGGACTGGACTTTTGATGTTGATACATTGGTAGTGAAATGGTTTGTGGTTACAGCTTTGCTCAATCATTATAGCTCGAATGCTTTCCACCATCTAGTTTCAGATTACCGGGTTCATCTAGCCCAAAGTTTACTTTCAGTGGCAGTTTACGGGGTTCACCTAGCCCAAAACCGATCTCAATCACAAGGAAAAGCCATGGAAGCAAACAAAGTACTTTCTCTCCACCAAGATCGGGTCAGACAAGCTCTAAGGAGCCATCGCGACATCAGTTTCATATCATGTATGACCGGCGCGGCCTGGAACAAAGACACATTGACACCAGATTTGGGATGGGGCTTCTCGGGTCCAAGTTTAGAGACTCCAATCCATGGATCTACAGTCAAAAGCTTCATCAGCTTACCTCTTATTGCAGAGGCCATCACGAGTCGATCTTGTATGGCGCTAACCTTGGAGTTCTTCACACTCAAGGTTCTCTCCGATAATTCAACGCTCATCCGAGCTATCTCCGGCAACTTCCAGTCTAAAGAAATCATCGGAATTGTCTTCGACATCAGTTCGATCTCCTCTGGTTTTGCATCAATCGGTTTCTCTTATCTCTTCGGATCAAAGAACACGATTGCTGATACCCTAGCCAAAAAAGGCTTTTCATCTTTTTCTCTTCTATGTAATGTACTACTGAGTTTGAGCCATGGTTTTAGGCTCATTCTCCTCTTTTTTATTATCAATGAAattctgtgacaaaaaaaaagaagaaacaaggaAGCAAAGCACTTAAATCTTTTCCAACCAGGAGATGTCTGAGTTGGAACGTACGAAACTGCGCATACCAGAAACCAGTGTTCAGCAATACCCCTCAAGcttcgatcgacactactccaaAACTAGTATACTCTTCGATCGAGCAATACCCGGCGTGAAAACATGGATCCGATTGTGCTAGTTGCTGATGCACAAGGAGTCATACGAGACCAAGAGGGTTTTGCGTGTAATGAGGCTGGGCAGAGGCTTGATGATGCTGGGGATGCTGAAGTTGTTCATGAGAAATGTTTAGGAATACCTTCTAACCATTTTACAAATGCTTGCTAAAATTGTAAATACTATAAAGGTCAACACAAGAGAATCATAAAGTAAACTACAAATAAGGCCATGAATAAAATCACAAACCTACTAAAGAGAGAGCAATGTAAAAGATCAAGACATCGTGAATGAGCTCATAGTGTTAACTGATCACAGGAAAGCAACAAATAGGAAACAATTCATTTTCTAACCACAACTCTCACCTATTTTAACCCTAGATTTCATCAACAGAATTTACTAATTTATCATAATCTGAAAAGTTAATCTGATTTCAAATTTATCTATACTAATGACTAATTCACCATACAGCTCAGTTTAAGATACTATGATCTAACAAATGCTAACCTTAATTGTATTGtgttcttaacaaaaaaaaaggttagaaCTTTAGAGTAATAAGCTATTGAACAAAACAACACATAAAGGTTTAGGAATGGTATCATATCAACTAATCTAACCGTATGACACAATCAGGCTcaataaaaatatctgaatctgGGAAAAATAAAGCATTGATCAGAGAAGAAATAGGAACAACAAAAATTGCTTACCCAAAAGTAAGGTCATGAACTAGTCTTCTTCCGTAAAGCAAATTTATATGTCAATGTAGCTTCATgtaattctttctttttggctCCTATGTGATTTATATGTTTGATTCAAACAATAAAACAAGCTTATATTTATGATCCAAACAAAAACAGCCCGAAATCATTGATTTAAAAACCCTAAGTAAAACTGAGATTTTTCTTCATAAAACATTGACAATAACGACTGAAACATACTGACTCACAGCTCGTTTCATCAAATGTGAGAACGGAATTTCATTCGTCACCAGAGATGACTTCAATAGCTAGTCGCCGGAGATGActtcaagttttttttatcttaaaaatgtTTCATCATTActttaacaataaatatttgtatattgatgttttaattataactagattttgacccgccggaaataaaataaagtttgttttgtatgttttttttaaattgcatTTCTAAGCGTATgcttttttgttattatatatatatttttgtatcagATATGTGTGTTTTGGgcaaatctttatttttatttctaattttacttgtgtatttttttctcaaaatgatTAGTCTTCTTATTTTGAACA
This region of Raphanus sativus cultivar WK10039 unplaced genomic scaffold, ASM80110v3 Scaffold0801, whole genome shotgun sequence genomic DNA includes:
- the LOC130503107 gene encoding uncharacterized protein LOC130503107, with amino-acid sequence MEQEVSQLQTEDDDSTGSTGLPRVRINQIVEASVPKKKGRLFGLARRSPSVPFASAPPSSYVDQEVLLSQMRDKDARISALESMVASQEAGWEAQRKLNEQMMAMMRSMNPNANVDFPTMPDPDFQTP